The sequence below is a genomic window from Aspergillus nidulans FGSC A4 chromosome V.
CCACCGCTGCTTGCACATGTTGCGGATTTGCGCAATGATACGGGGTTTGCGTTTATCGTGCCGACGATGTTTATGGTTCTTGCGTGGACTTATGCTGTTGCAGTGAATTTTGTTCCAGCATATAGGGACACCGTTGATAAGGTGGGGAGTAGCGACATTGGACTTACAGGGAGCGCACTTGATAATGGGGGAAAGAAGGATGGGAAGGATGTTGAGGCTCTGGGGGTTGTCGAGAAGGGGGAGGTCGTTCATGTTTAGGAAATGGGTGTTATCTGGGTGGTAGTTCTGCTTATTTATGACAGATATGAATTATGACTGCATCATACCTTCCTGGTCCAAGACGCTATCCATGTAGAAGTAGTACAAAGTAGAACCATATATGTAATTTCTCTGACGTTTTCTAGGATATGCATCTGTGGTCGGACTTGCTCTAAGCAAAGGGTCTATATCCGAGGCATACAAACAACAGGTGAGTACCCTCATAGTCCTAAATTTATACATTCATATTTTATAATACAATAATCTAGAGATACACCCAGGGAAATCAAGCAGCTCGCAAACAAGACAGGAGGAAAACAGGAAAGACGACAAGAGGCGAAAGAAAAGATTAGCTCAATCGAACAGTCTGAGCCTCCTTAATCTTCTTAGTCTTCTTCGTCACCGAATTCTCCTTCATATACATCTCAATGAACGACAACGTCTGCTCATCCATCATTAAATTTCCATCAGCatctctcctcttttccaactcctccttcttcttctgcttaaTCATAGCCATAAGCTCCCCCTTCGGCGTCATCAAAGACCTGCTCTGAAGATACTCCTTCTTAAGGTCCTctagcttcttctgctccacAAACTCCGGATCATGGCGCGTCCGGTACTTGGAGAACTTATTTCGCAGTTCATCAAGCACACTAGGAGGGAAGGGCGCGTAATGAAGAGATGGCACCCAGGTGGGCGTTTCAACCTCCATGCGAAGTGTGTCCCATTCCTCGTCTTTGAAGGTTGGCTTCTCGGGACGCGGCCAGGGTATCTCGATGTCCTCGCCAGCAATGTAGCGGGTGTGCCGAGGAGTGTCGATGCCCTGCTCACGTTCAAGGAGGGGGCCGCCACCATAGACGTGTTCGACTAGGACATCGCGGGTGACGCCTGTGGCTGGGTCGTCGAGGGCGACGACGAGGCGGACGTCGTCAATAGAGATGGGGAGGGGCACGGTCTGGAAGGGGCTTTTGTTGCCAAATTGTTCGCTGAGCCACTCGGGAAAGTAGACGTCGGCCTGGGTAATATTAATACAACATCATACTCTCCCATCCACTTCACCTCTCGAGTAGGGGTTGGCGTCAGATACATACCACATTACAATCCTTGACCGTCAGAGTCTCATTCTCCGGATCCACGCGAGTTACCACATTGATTTTTCCCTTATCTCTTCCCTTCATAATACATACCCGGTCACCCGGGGCAAAGTTGATATACTTTCTCCGCAGATGTTTCGGAATAGCCGGTGGCTGCATTGCTTGCGGACTCAGAGCACCAAACATTTTTCCGTCTAACCCTGCATCTCGCTGAGGTGCAAGCGGTCCTCGCATCCAGTCTTCACGACGTCGTAACCTCTCTGCGCGGATATTGTCCAGCTGGAACCGGTTGTAGGCGAACCGCTGCCGCAGGCTGTCGTTTAGCTCTTCGTGTCGGGCATCTTTGTTCGCTCGAATGACTTTGCGCTGAGCCTGGTTTCGGGCCAGGGCTGTCCGGCGTACGACTTTCTGCATTCTGAGGATGGCCCGGTCTGGCAATGGCGAGCGTGTGGTGCGGATTGCGGACCCTTCGAGTGTTTGCGTCGGGGAGGGAAATTTGCGGACGTAGGTCACGTGCCAATTTAGTGAGTGACTCGACTTCAAAGAGAGCAGTCGGTCCATGCCTATACGGCGGATTACCGCTACTTTAATAGTATAAAAAATATCCTTCTCTCTATAATCAATTATGCTATTCTAAGCGATGCTGATAAGCGTATTGCAGAAGCTGCGACACGGGTTTCTGGCAAAAGAACATAATTGATTTGGGATCGAACAGCCCAGTAACAGTAAATAGTTCCATGCATTCTCTTTAACCAAGAATAATTAAGGCAAAGGAAAAAGGCGAATAGACTTTGGCGGGGAATCCGAAAGGCACAGGAATCTTCTATCAGATCACGAAATTCCAACTTGCT
It includes:
- a CDS encoding mitochondrial 54S ribosomal protein uL24m (transcript_id=CADANIAT00003321) → MQKVVRRTALARNQAQRKVIRANKDARHEELNDSLRQRFAYNRFQLDNIRAERLRRREDWMRGPLAPQRDAGLDGKMFGALSPQAMQPPAIPKHLRRKYINFAPGDRVCIMKGRDKGKINVVTRVDPENETLTVKDCNVADVYFPEWLSEQFGNKSPFQTVPLPISIDDVRLVVALDDPATGVTRDVLVEHVYGGGPLLEREQGIDTPRHTRYIAGEDIEIPWPRPEKPTFKDEEWDTLRMEVETPTWVPSLHYAPFPPSVLDELRNKFSKYRTRHDPEFVEQKKLEDLKKEYLQSRSLMTPKGELMAMIKQKKKEELEKRRDADGNLMMDEQTLSFIEMYMKENSVTKKTKKIKEAQTVRLS